One window of Microcoleus vaginatus PCC 9802 genomic DNA carries:
- a CDS encoding alpha/beta hydrolase: MRSTTIKGPIGTIHIIEATPPVTAAESKPLPVVFMHGMAVSASIWDAQLAHVARTRRAIALDVRGHGDSAPPEDGNYAPASCAADVFAVLDGLGLDRVAIVGHSFGACIALATAASAPHRIAQLILADPPGDFTKVAAEVHEARIVPYQRALETEDWRAAVETSFNEALTGSTAHTRDRILAWLAATPQDCLCGMYRGMFPFEAVDALDRYLAAPGTRAHAIIAPSNTFPFSLHILRATLTTTTLPDTGHWLMLDAPDAFARAIDICLEGV, translated from the coding sequence ATGCGATCGACAACTATCAAAGGACCGATCGGCACTATTCACATCATCGAAGCCACCCCCCCTGTCACCGCTGCGGAGTCCAAGCCACTGCCGGTGGTGTTCATGCACGGTATGGCGGTTTCCGCGAGCATCTGGGATGCCCAGCTTGCCCATGTCGCCCGTACCCGACGCGCGATCGCCCTTGACGTGCGGGGACATGGCGATTCCGCACCGCCGGAGGACGGCAACTATGCGCCCGCCTCCTGTGCAGCGGATGTTTTCGCGGTACTGGATGGGCTGGGACTCGATCGAGTGGCGATCGTCGGGCACAGTTTCGGTGCTTGTATTGCCCTCGCCACAGCAGCCAGCGCACCGCACCGCATCGCGCAGTTGATCCTGGCAGACCCACCTGGAGACTTTACCAAGGTGGCTGCAGAGGTGCACGAGGCACGGATCGTCCCCTACCAGAGGGCTCTGGAGACGGAGGATTGGCGGGCTGCTGTGGAAACCAGCTTCAACGAGGCGCTGACAGGAAGCACGGCCCATACGCGCGATCGGATTCTCGCTTGGTTGGCGGCGACTCCACAGGATTGCCTGTGTGGAATGTATCGCGGGATGTTTCCCTTTGAAGCAGTTGATGCTCTCGATCGCTACCTAGCAGCCCCTGGAACACGGGCCCACGCAATTATTGCTCCCTCAAACACTTTTCCGTTCAGCCTCCACATCCTTCGTGCCACACTGACGACAACTACGCTACCCGATACTGGACACTGGCTGATGCTGGATGCGCCAGATGCCTTTGCTAGGGCGATCGATATCTGTTTGGAAGGTGTTTAA
- a CDS encoding N-acetyltransferase yields the protein MDFCIRLASLEDIPKLTTLIPDSARALQAGYYSSEQIEGALGKVFGVDSQLIQDQTYFVAENNHQIVGCGGWSKRKTLYGGDSGKNNPEDSLLNPDSDSAKIRAFFVHPAWARRRIGSQIMRVCELAAERAGFKEVEMIATLAGEPFYTKFDYQVIERFEISLPNSQFLPVVRMFKSFGRRP from the coding sequence TGGATTTTTGTATTCGATTAGCTTCCTTAGAAGACATTCCTAAGCTAACAACTTTAATTCCTGATTCTGCTAGAGCTTTGCAAGCAGGCTACTATAGTTCAGAGCAGATTGAAGGCGCACTGGGCAAAGTTTTTGGGGTTGACAGTCAACTGATTCAAGACCAAACATACTTTGTTGCTGAGAACAATCACCAAATTGTTGGTTGCGGTGGTTGGAGTAAGCGTAAAACGCTTTATGGAGGTGATTCAGGCAAAAATAATCCAGAAGACAGCCTGCTCAACCCAGACAGCGACTCGGCAAAGATTCGTGCATTCTTTGTTCATCCAGCATGGGCACGTCGAAGAATTGGAAGTCAGATTATGCGAGTATGTGAACTGGCTGCTGAGCGTGCTGGATTTAAGGAAGTTGAGATGATTGCGACGCTGGCGGGAGAGCCATTTTACACAAAATTTGACTATCAGGTGATTGAGCGGTTTGAAATTTCTCTCCCAAACAGTCAGTTTCTCCCCGTTGTCCGTATGTTTAAGAGCTTTGGGCGCCGCCCGTAA
- a CDS encoding GrpB family protein, whose translation MKVDFFKVEVVPHDPNWRSAFETESKLIALALRENVVAIHHIGSTAIPQIHAKPIIDMLVEVKDIIKVDTQSSEIEALGYQAMGEFGISGRRFFRKGNEAGIRTHHLHGFEVNSAQIERHLAFRDYMISHPEDAQQYSELKRELANKYHDNIQGYMDGKDAFIKAMDLKAAKWRASH comes from the coding sequence ATAAAAGTAGATTTTTTCAAAGTAGAAGTCGTCCCGCACGATCCTAATTGGCGCAGCGCATTTGAAACTGAGTCGAAACTGATTGCACTTGCACTTAGGGAAAATGTGGTTGCTATACATCACATTGGTAGCACAGCGATTCCACAAATTCATGCAAAGCCGATAATCGATATGTTAGTTGAGGTTAAAGATATTATAAAAGTCGATACACAGAGTTCAGAAATAGAGGCATTAGGTTATCAAGCAATGGGTGAGTTTGGGATATCCGGTCGTCGTTTTTTTCGCAAGGGTAATGAAGCAGGGATTAGAACACACCACCTTCACGGGTTTGAAGTGAACTCAGCGCAGATAGAGCGCCATTTAGCGTTTCGAGATTATATGATTTCCCATCCTGAGGACGCGCAGCAATACAGCGAACTCAAACGAGAACTCGCAAACAAATACCATGATAATATTCAGGGGTACATGGACGGAAAAGATGCTTTCATTAAAGCAATGGATCTGAAAGCGGCAAAGTGGCGAGCATCTCATTAA
- a CDS encoding antibiotic biosynthesis monooxygenase — protein MILEVAILDVKPNMTVEFETAFKTASAIISSMPGYISHELQRCIETTNRYILLVRWHSLEDHTVGFRQSPDYQKWRSLLHHFYDPFPTVEHYEVIL, from the coding sequence ATGATATTGGAAGTGGCAATTCTTGATGTTAAGCCTAATATGACTGTTGAATTTGAAACCGCTTTCAAAACAGCTTCAGCTATTATTTCTTCTATGCCCGGGTATATCTCTCACGAGCTGCAACGCTGTATAGAAACCACAAATCGTTATATTCTGCTTGTGCGATGGCACAGTTTGGAAGATCATACCGTTGGATTTCGACAATCCCCAGATTATCAAAAGTGGCGTTCCTTATTGCACCACTTCTACGATCCATTTCCGACAGTGGAACATTACGAAGTCATTTTGTAA
- a CDS encoding Uma2 family endonuclease, giving the protein MTAAIIAPPRKESPLLFEGLTWREFKAVEQLLDRPGYRLSFLDGILEIRRMPGEPHETVKKRIAALVELYLLMAGFDFTPTGSMTLESEGVAVKREADESYKLAPGRMLPDLAIEVVFSSGGINQLEAYKRLKIKEVWFWEDGLLEVYHLRGEGNTLYYEKVSSSEEVKGIDLDLLLRCINMVNHVDAVKTFQQGLQK; this is encoded by the coding sequence ATGACCGCAGCAATCATCGCACCACCCAGAAAAGAATCACCCCTTCTGTTTGAGGGACTGACTTGGAGAGAGTTCAAAGCAGTTGAGCAATTGTTAGACCGTCCAGGATATCGACTTTCTTTCCTGGATGGAATTCTGGAGATACGACGAATGCCTGGAGAACCCCACGAAACCGTTAAGAAGAGAATTGCCGCATTGGTGGAACTGTACCTGCTGATGGCGGGGTTTGACTTTACTCCAACTGGCTCAATGACGCTAGAAAGTGAAGGGGTAGCCGTTAAGCGAGAGGCGGATGAATCTTATAAACTTGCCCCTGGTCGTATGCTACCCGATTTGGCGATCGAGGTCGTGTTTTCCAGTGGTGGCATCAACCAACTGGAGGCATACAAGCGGCTGAAGATAAAGGAAGTGTGGTTCTGGGAAGATGGATTGTTAGAGGTTTATCACCTGCGGGGAGAGGGCAATACACTTTATTATGAAAAGGTTTCCAGTAGTGAGGAGGTGAAAGGGATCGATTTGGATTTGTTGTTGCGTTGCATCAATATGGTGAATCATGTTGATGCAGTTAAGACTTTTCAACAGGGACTCCAGAAATAG
- a CDS encoding monooxygenase, producing the protein MTQVVIVGAGPTGAALALLLVKRGIAVTLVEAAKDSYRVFRGEALMPSGLDAIAQMGLSTMLEGVPHRPIDAWEFIVGDRQLFRVDEPMGSNRPCTLVSQPPLLETLISEAQLHPEFEFIPGVPVKDLLYSNDRIAGVKLGDGREIPAALVIGTDGRNSVVRQRAELELVKQQNSIDVLWFKLAAHPRFVADNVFYSILNGGSGFSVFHGAESGKLHLAWVLSADDKTDWKHTDWAETFASLSPAWMAEHFRNCADTIESPMRLSVVVGRCPRWHRPGIILLGDAAHPMSPVRAQGINMALRDVIVAANHLVPLLKAGANYEDMDLALSRIQAEREPEIIRAQQLQAQEAWKGEQLRKNGLLRLLMMQTAPFLGEKIKQFWVKGQYELRQGVTEVKLVV; encoded by the coding sequence ATGACGCAAGTTGTAATTGTGGGAGCGGGGCCAACTGGTGCGGCACTTGCCTTGCTGCTGGTGAAACGAGGTATTGCTGTAACGTTGGTTGAGGCTGCAAAAGATTCCTACCGAGTGTTTCGCGGTGAAGCGTTAATGCCGAGCGGATTGGATGCGATCGCACAAATGGGCTTATCCACTATGCTAGAAGGTGTTCCACACCGACCAATTGATGCCTGGGAGTTCATTGTGGGCGATCGGCAACTATTTCGAGTTGATGAGCCAATGGGGTCAAACCGACCTTGTACACTCGTATCGCAACCGCCCTTGCTAGAAACACTAATTTCAGAAGCTCAGTTGCATCCAGAGTTTGAATTTATCCCAGGTGTTCCCGTAAAAGATTTACTGTATAGCAACGATCGCATTGCGGGTGTAAAGCTAGGAGATGGGCGAGAGATTCCTGCTGCACTTGTGATTGGTACAGATGGTAGAAACTCGGTTGTACGACAGCGTGCAGAATTAGAGTTAGTAAAACAGCAGAATAGTATAGATGTTCTGTGGTTTAAACTTGCCGCTCATCCTCGGTTTGTGGCGGATAATGTATTTTATTCCATCCTGAATGGCGGTAGCGGATTCAGTGTCTTTCACGGGGCAGAATCAGGAAAACTTCATCTGGCTTGGGTGCTATCGGCAGATGACAAAACCGATTGGAAACACACAGACTGGGCAGAAACTTTCGCATCCCTATCGCCTGCGTGGATGGCAGAACATTTCCGCAACTGTGCCGATACGATCGAATCTCCGATGCGATTATCTGTTGTGGTTGGTCGCTGTCCGCGCTGGCATCGACCAGGAATCATACTTTTGGGGGATGCTGCACATCCCATGTCTCCGGTTCGCGCTCAAGGAATTAACATGGCGTTACGCGATGTAATTGTTGCCGCCAATCACCTTGTACCTTTATTGAAAGCAGGGGCTAATTACGAGGATATGGACTTAGCATTATCGCGGATTCAGGCAGAACGCGAACCAGAAATTATTCGCGCCCAACAACTTCAAGCACAAGAAGCGTGGAAAGGCGAACAACTGCGAAAAAATGGATTATTGCGTTTATTGATGATGCAAACTGCTCCGTTTTTGGGTGAAAAAATTAAACAATTTTGGGTAAAAGGACAGTATGAATTGCGCCAAGGAGTAACAGAGGTAAAATTGGTTGTGTGA
- a CDS encoding VOC family protein, with protein sequence MIDIGLTHIALPVSDVDRTIEFYSKYAGMQVVHRRIDAETGVTVVWLSDRTRPFVIVLIQTDSVHPVLSPFAHLGVGCKSREYMDSLCDKARQEGVLLEEPKDSGYPIGYWAFLRDPDGHTRELSYGQEIGFTVEDAS encoded by the coding sequence ATGATTGATATCGGTCTCACACACATCGCACTGCCCGTTTCCGATGTCGATCGCACTATCGAATTCTACTCCAAGTATGCTGGAATGCAGGTCGTTCACCGCCGCATTGATGCAGAAACTGGTGTTACTGTGGTCTGGCTTTCCGATCGCACTCGCCCTTTTGTAATTGTGCTAATTCAAACAGACTCGGTACATCCCGTTCTGTCTCCCTTTGCACACCTCGGAGTAGGTTGCAAAAGCCGCGAATACATGGATTCTCTCTGCGACAAAGCACGTCAAGAAGGCGTACTGCTTGAGGAACCAAAAGATTCTGGATATCCGATCGGCTACTGGGCTTTTTTGCGAGACCCGGACGGTCACACGCGGGAACTATCATACGGGCAAGAAATCGGATTTACAGTGGAGGATGCTAGTTAA